The genome window ACGATCGAACTCACGTTCGGCTTCAGGAGACCCGTCCCGATGACAATCAGGATCAATCCGGCAAAAAACGTGAACTGGGACGGTATGGCCATGCTGAAGTGACCCGCCGCAATAATGCATCCCCCCACGAAAATGGACTTCCGCTGCCCCCAGATCTTGTCCGCCACCCAGCCTCCGGGCAACGACAACAGGTACACGAAACTGGTGTACAGGCCGTAGATGGCGGCCGCCGTACCGTCCGAGAGCTCCATGCCGGGATTCATTCCGGTCGCCGCGGCTGTCATGAAAAGGATGAGCAGCGCACGCATCCCGTAGTAACTGAACCGCTCCCACATTTCCGTGAAGAACAGGGTGGCCAGACCACGGGGGTGACCGAAGAACGAAACGTCTGTGGACATGAGCTATGCTGTCAGATAGATGGGTTTGTCGGGACGGGCTTTTCTGTCAGGTTTGCGTGAAGATAGAAAAACCCGCCGGGCTATTCCGCATCCATTTCGGCTTTCTTTGTGGAATGGGTGATGATCGGAATCCAGGCGGGCTCGCCGTCATAGCCCGGATTCATGGTCAGACGCTTTACTTCCGTACCGTCCGGATTCATGATGTAGATATCGTCACTTCCGTCCCGGCGAGATTGGAACGCGATTTTCTGCCCGTCAGGAGACCAGACCGGATGGCCGTCGAACGCATGGTTGTCAGTAATTTTCCTTGCATCGGAGCCATCGGCGTTCATGACGTACAGCTCCGAAGCTTCTCCTTCACCGCGGGTCATCACCATGCGGGTCCCGTCGGGCGACATGTTCGCGGACCGTTCTGATGGCGGCGGCTCGGGAACGCCCTGGATTCCCAGCCGCTGCGCCTCGCCGCCCCACGCATTCACACGCACCAAATGCCGCCCCCCATGTTCGTATACGAGGGCGTTCCAGGCATCAACCCAACGTGGCGCGCGATCCTCGCCTTCGTGGGTCGTCAGACGGCGCTTGCCTCCACCCGTGGCTTCCATAACGTATACATCCAGATTTTCATCACCCCACTGGCTGACGAATGCCAGCCGTTGCCCGATGAGATCGCCTGTCTCCCGCGCCCTCTCCGATTCGGCCGAAAGCACAATGCGCCGGAGCCGGTTTTCCGGATACACCCCCGCTACCGGATCCACCAGTTCGGCGACATACAACGTGTCCGCGTCCGGGGTGACCGCGATCCCATTGGGAGCGCGGAACCGTGCATTGTGCGCCGCCCCGTCCCGATGCCCGGGCAATCCATCCCCAGCAACCACACGAAGGGTGCCGGTAACCGTATCGTATGCGTATACCTGCTCCGCCGAGAACTGGGTGGTATACAGAACCCCGTCCGCCATGGCCATCCACGCCACGCCGCTCCCGGATACCGCAGGAATGTCGACCACCTCCCTGACCTCGCCCTCGGCTGAGACGGAGATGATATTCCCGTCCCAGGATGCGAGGTACAGCCGGCCCGTGTCATTGTCGAACGCCGATCCCAATCGGTTCCGCAGCCGTTCGTCACGTGCCAGGACTGACATCTCCCCTTCCGGAGTCGTCTTCAACAGGACCGGTTCATTGAAGTCGGTCGTATAGGCGTTGCCGGTACGATCCACGGCCAGTCCGTCGCCAGGCGCATCGGACAAATGCCGGACTGTTCCATCCGGCGATATCCGTACCAGGCGACCTCCGGGCACATCGTGCGCCTTGGCGTATACGTGACCCTGACTCCACGCCAATCCGGCCGGTTTCAGGCCTTCAGCCAGCACCGTTTGCCGGCCGTCCGGGGAAACCCGAACAATTGCACCGCCATCGGTCCCCAGGATGACGCTCCCGGCATCGTCCAATGCAATTCCACGGGACCCGGTAAAACCGGTAAGGATCGTCTCGACATGCGCCCGTTCCGAGAGCGGACCCGGCAGCAGGACGCGCCCCTCTGCTGTTGTCGGAAGCCGCTCGGCTTCCATGAGGACCCATGAAAACCAGTTCATGCCCCCATTGTACGACCGCTCCGCGTTCAGGGACCACCCGTCTGCATTGACCAGGTCGATGGTCAACCGCTGGAGATGCGGTCCCGTGATATCGGTCATGGGCGTCTCGGGCATGACCACCTGCGTGCCACGGCGTTCATAATGCGCGAATTCCGGCCAGAATGCAGGCGTAGTTGACCCGTTGTAGCGCATGTGCCAGGCTGCACGCTCGGGATGGTACACCCGTTCAATCCACCCGAGCGACGGCGGGCCGAACAGGGGAGCATGGACCGGCCACCACGCTTCGCGGATGCTGGGCCACGGACCCTGCCATGCGGGTTGGATATGAACGACCGCATCGAATGGCACCCACTTCCCACCCGGCCACGATTGCATGCCCTGCACGCGCCACACCCCCATCTGGAAGTCGAACGGATCCACGGAGGACTGCCGGGCCAACGCCGGGGTGGGCGACGCCAGCACCGTGAGTACCAACAGTACACAGGAAACGGAGGGAAGCCACAGGGATGCGAAACGGAGGGACATACGGTTGTACAAAGAATGTTTGATAAGGTGCAATGCGAGCGGCACATCGATGCCGGAGAATGCATCACGGAAAATGTGCCGTTCCGCACCGATCCTCGACTCACCCTATGCAGTGAGCCGTCTCCCGGAGCAACCAGACCCGACCTTTGACCGTTTGCAGATGCACAATTGACTCCACATTCCCATGATGCTTGTCTGGACGGTGCTGCTCTCCTTCGGCGCCTTGCACGGGATTTTTCTTGCGGCGGCACTCCAATTCCGGCCTGCCTCCGAGCCTACGTCACGCAGTCGGTCGGCAAGGCCGTTCTTGACCGTCCTTCTGCTGGCTTTGTCGCTCATGATTGCGGAGGCCGTCTACGCCATGCACGGCGGTTGGCTGCGGACACCGGGCCTGGCCTTTGCATCCGCACCATTGTGGTTCGCGGTAGCCCCGCTGCTGTACCTGTTCGTGGACCGGAGGACGAGCGATCCAACGGATGAACGCCGAGTGCACCCGCCCCGGGAATGGATGTGGCATTTTTCGGCCGCCGTTGCTGTACCTGCCTTCCTGGTCGTTCCGTTCTGGATTTTGCCTGCAGGCGATCAGTTGGACTTCATTGCCGCCACGCCGAGAGGGTGGCGATTCGTACTCTTCCATTCTGCCGTCATCGTGCAGTGGCTGGTGTATCTGTTCCTGGCATGGAGAAAGACCAGACGATGTACACATCCTGGTGTGATCCGGGGCCTGCTGCTGGGCATGATGATCTATGTAGTGGCCGCCGGCCCCGCCTACCTGCTGCCGGAAACCTGGCTTGGAAGATGGCTCGGACAGGTTGACTACATATTCATCCTGGCCTTCTTGATCCACGGCGTGGCCTGGACCGCCGTACGTACGCCACAGGCCCTGTTTGAATCTCCGAACCGAAAGCGCAAATACCAGCACTCGGGGCTCAGCGACGCCGATGCACAAGCGTTGGTCGAACGACTGGATGGCATCATGCATGATGAGGAACTGTTCAAGGACCCGGCCTTGACGCTCGACCGACTGGCCGCGACCGTACATGCATCCAGCCATCACGTATCACAATGCCTGAATCAGATCCGTGGGGACAACTTCTACGCCTACGTTAACCGATTCCGGGCCGAGGAAGCCGCGCGTCGCCTGCAGGACCCTGCTCATGACCACCTCACTGTACTGGCCATAGCCGAAGAATCGGGGTTCAACAGCAAGGCCTCCTTCAATCGGGCCTTCCGCGCGGCCACGGGCATGTCCCCGAGCGAATACAAGGCCCGACGCGGCGCCTGAACAGAAATTTCAGCAGGAGGCCCGGTTCGGCGCAGTATCTTCGAGGATCGTTCGGGATTATCGAGACCTCCGGGATCGTTCTCGAACGTGTCCCCAGACGCAGCCCCAGACGCAGCCCAAGCCCCAGCCCACAATGTCAGACTCGCTCCAATTCCAGAAAGATGCCCACGGCCACCGCACCCACACGTGTGGCGAGCTCCGCGCCGAGCATGCCGGCAAGACCGTCGTCCTGAAGGGCTGGGTCGATACGCGCCGAGACCTGGGTGGCCTGATTTTCCTGGATCTGCGCGACCGATACGGCATCACCCAGATTGTCCTCCATCCGGAGGAAAGCCCGGAGCCGTACCGTGGGGGCGAGTCGCTCCGCGGCGAATACGTCATTTCGGTGCGGGGAACGGTGCGCGAACGCGAGGTCCCGGCCAAGAACGCGGACCTGCCGACGGCATCCATTGAAGTGGCCGCCGAGGACCTCCTGGTCCTGAACACCGCCGCCCCGCTGCCCTTTCCGGTGTCGGTGCACGAGGGGCGCCAGCAGAACGCCAGCGAAGAACTCCGCCTGAAGTACCGGTACCTGGATTTGCGCCGTCCGGAACTGCAGAAGAACGTCATCCTCCGCTCGAAGCTCTACCAGACCGTCCGCCGGTACTACGACAGCCACCAGTTCGTGGAAGTCGAGACCCCGGTCCTCATGAAATCCACGCCCGAGGGCGCGCGCGACTACCTGGTCCCTTCCCGCGTGCACCCCGGCAAATTCTACGCCCTCCCCCAGTCGCCGCAGACCTACAAGCAGATCTGCATGATTGCCGGCCTGGACCGGTACTTTCAGATCGTGAAGTGCTTCCGCGACGAGGACCTGCGCGCCGATCGGCAACCCGAGTTCACGCAGATCGACGTCGAAATGACCTTCGCCACCGAGGACCTCATTTACGAGGTGACCGAAGGGCTCATGGCGGCCATCTGGAAGGATTTGAAGGGCACCGAACTGCCGCTCCCCTTCCCGAGGATGACGTATGATGATGCGATTCGCCGCTACGGCGCCGACAAGCCCGACCTGCGGTTCGGCATGGAGCTCGTGGACGTATCGGATGCGTTCCGTGGTTGTGGATTCCGCGTGTTCGATTCCATCCTGGACGACGGCGGCGCCGTCGTGGCCATCCGCGTGGAAGGCCAGGGCGACACGGGCCGCGGCAAACTCGATAAACTGGACAAGGACGTTGTCCGCGGCAAGCTGAAAGCCGGCGGACTCATCCACTTCCGGTTGCCGTCCGACGGCTCGGAGCTGCAGTCCAGCGTGAAGTCCGAGGTGCTGAAGCCCGAGTTCGTTGAGGCCGCCGTGGCCGCCACGGGCGCCACCCAAGGCGACATGGTGCTCGTCCTGGCCGGCCCGCAGCCCAAGGTGTTCGAACAGATGGGCGCCCTGCGCCTGCACATGGCCCGCGACCTGGAATTGATTGCCGACAGCGCCGACGGCCCCTGGAAGTTCCTGTGGGTCACCGACTTCCCGCTGCTGGAATACAACGAGGATGATGACCGGTATTACGCCATGCATCACCCGTTCACGTCGCCCCATGAGGACGACCTGGAGAAGCTCGCCTCGGACCCCGGGGCCGTCCGCGCCCGCGCCTACGATCTGGTGCTGAACGGGACGGAGCTCGGCGGTGGCAGCATCCGGATTCATCGATCCGACGTCCAGGCCCGCATGTTCCACGCACTGGGTATTGACGAGGAGGAGCAGGAAGCCCGTTTCGGGTTCCTGCTGGAAGCCTTCCGCTACGGGGCGCCGCCTCACGGCGGCATTGCATTCGGTCTGGACCGAATTGCAATGCTGCTCGCCGGCGCCCCCAGCCTCCGCGACGTCATCGTCTTCCCGAAAACCCAGTCGGCGCAGGAGCCCATGGTGTCCAGCCCGGACACCGTGGACGCCAAGCAGTTGGCCGAACTCCACATCCAGCTGGCGCCGCCAAAAGAAGAATCCAAATCCAACGCGGAATGAACGCGCCGGGTTGGGTCGATTGGGAGATGTGGGACGGGATTTTCCGGCTTCGCGGCGTGACCGTGGAACGGGCTTCGGGCTCAGCGCATCTCCGGTATCCGGGCATCATCTACCCCATTGACTACGGGTTCGTCAACGACACGCTGGCCAATGACGGCGAACCGGTGGATGTTTTCCTGGGGAGCGCATCATCCGGACTGGTGGCGGCGGTGTTCACGGAGGACCCAAGGAAAGGCGACCGGGAAGTCAAATTCCTGTACAACTGTTCCCCGCGAGAAATCTACCTTGTCCACGGGTTCGTGAACTTCCCCCCGATGTCCGCCCGGCTGCTCATGCGCCGCCCCATGCACGAATTGTGGTAATTCCATGCCTGTGATCGATAATCTGAAAGCGTTTGCCGCGCGTAACCCGGTCGTGAAAACGGTGTTGTACCCGGCTTTCGAACTCCGCAGGCGGATACTCACCGCGAACCGGGCCCGCTACGAGCGACTGCTGGCCAATCTGTCCGGTCGATTGGCGGAAAGTCCCGTGCTGCACGTGCCCGAATTCGACGGTTTCTTTGAAATGGATGCGCGCAGCGACCTCCTGGAGCGCTTCCTGATTGACAATGAGTACGAGCCTGAACTCGTGGCCATCTGCCGCGAGCATGTGGATGCGTCGCGTGATGTCGTGGATGTGGGCGCGAACATCGGCCTGTACGCGGTATTTTTCGCGTCGCTTGTGGAGTCCGGCCGCGTATTGGCTGTGGAACCGACGCCGAACGCGCTGGCGCGCCTGCGTGCCAACCTGGATCGGAACGGGGTGACGGAACGGGTCCAGGTGTTTCCAGGCGTGTGTTCGGACCGCGAAGGCACGTTCCAGATCAAATCGGTCGCCGGAAAGGAAGAGTATTCCAGCCTGGGCGAAATGGAGCATCCCCGGATTGGGGATGACGCGTGGACGACGACAGAGGTCCCCGGTAAGACACTGGACGGCCTGATCGCCGACCACGGCCTCTCTCCCGGCTTTGTCAAAGTGGACGTGGAAGGCATGGAGCACGTCGTGTTTGCCGGCGCCGACGAGGTGCTTTCAACCCATCGGCCGGTCATTCTTTCGGAGCTCTCCGACTATCTGCTCCGGCGGAACGGCTCGTCGGCCGCGGCCGTCATGGCGCGTATTGCCTCCTTCGACTACGAAATCGTGGATCCGGTGCACGCGGGCGCCAAACCCGGGCGGGGAGACTTCGGCGACATCCTTTGTCTCCCACGGTAGGCCTTTTCGCAAATTGCGAATCGCATATTGCGAATTACATTTCGGGATCACATCGCGCGATCAACCCTGCAGAAGGCCCACGCACGAAACCTGCCTATCATAAGCGGGTTTTGCTCAACATGAACGAACAGGTCCGAAATTATCTGGCCGAGATCGGCCGCCGGGGAGGGAAACGAAGCAAACGGGTGCTCAGCCCGGAAGCGGCCCGCGACATGGTGCGGGTCCGCGAGGCCAGAAAAGCCTTCAAACGGTTCCACACGCTCTGTTTTTGGTACACGCCGCCTGACCTTGCCATCGGCAAAGAGGACGTGGCGTGGGTCGCAGAAACACTGAAGAAGAACGGAAACCAGGATGCCTGGGAAGTGGCCGAACGACTATGCCGCTGACACCGCTGAAGAACGTGAAACCGTCCCGATTCAGCGTCTGGGGCGGGCGAATCCGGTGGTTCTCCGCTGAATTCTTTGTGGTGGTAGCCGGCATCCTCTTCGCATTTGCCATCAACACCTGGTGGCAGGATGCCCAGACCCGGCAGCGTGAGCAGGATTTCCTGGCTGATCTGATGGTGGACTTCGAGGAGAACGCCGCCCGTCTGCAGGAGGCCATTGACCTGGCGGGCGAGATCATGTCCGAAGCGCAGATCCTGCTGCACCTGGAAACGGCCGCCGGGGGCCGCGAACTCGGGCTCGATTCGCTGAACTACCACCTTCAGACGCTGTCGCTGCTGCCCACATTTCAGCCGGTCACGCGCACGTACGACAACATCATGGGCGCCGGAGAACTCCAGACCCTGTCCAACCCCGAGCTGCGCATGATGCTGGCGGACTTCGAAAGCCAGCTCCGTCTGGTGACCACCGTGGAGCAGACCCAGGAGCGCCAGTTCGTATCGCTGTTCCTGCCCTACATCATGGAACACCTGGATTATACGGCCGTGGCCATGTTTTCGAGCGAAACCGTGGAGATCCCCGACCCCACCCATGCCGAAACCATATTCGAGGAGTTGGGCACGCGGGAATTCCAGAACTGGGTCGTCCTGCGCCTGACCTGGGCGGACGACCTCCAGGGCGTCCACATGGGCGTCCTGAACCTGGTCAAGGAAATCAACGC of Rhodothermales bacterium contains these proteins:
- a CDS encoding AraC family transcriptional regulator, whose product is MMLVWTVLLSFGALHGIFLAAALQFRPASEPTSRSRSARPFLTVLLLALSLMIAEAVYAMHGGWLRTPGLAFASAPLWFAVAPLLYLFVDRRTSDPTDERRVHPPREWMWHFSAAVAVPAFLVVPFWILPAGDQLDFIAATPRGWRFVLFHSAVIVQWLVYLFLAWRKTRRCTHPGVIRGLLLGMMIYVVAAGPAYLLPETWLGRWLGQVDYIFILAFLIHGVAWTAVRTPQALFESPNRKRKYQHSGLSDADAQALVERLDGIMHDEELFKDPALTLDRLAATVHASSHHVSQCLNQIRGDNFYAYVNRFRAEEAARRLQDPAHDHLTVLAIAEESGFNSKASFNRAFRAATGMSPSEYKARRGA
- the aspS gene encoding aspartate--tRNA ligase; translation: MSDSLQFQKDAHGHRTHTCGELRAEHAGKTVVLKGWVDTRRDLGGLIFLDLRDRYGITQIVLHPEESPEPYRGGESLRGEYVISVRGTVREREVPAKNADLPTASIEVAAEDLLVLNTAAPLPFPVSVHEGRQQNASEELRLKYRYLDLRRPELQKNVILRSKLYQTVRRYYDSHQFVEVETPVLMKSTPEGARDYLVPSRVHPGKFYALPQSPQTYKQICMIAGLDRYFQIVKCFRDEDLRADRQPEFTQIDVEMTFATEDLIYEVTEGLMAAIWKDLKGTELPLPFPRMTYDDAIRRYGADKPDLRFGMELVDVSDAFRGCGFRVFDSILDDGGAVVAIRVEGQGDTGRGKLDKLDKDVVRGKLKAGGLIHFRLPSDGSELQSSVKSEVLKPEFVEAAVAATGATQGDMVLVLAGPQPKVFEQMGALRLHMARDLELIADSADGPWKFLWVTDFPLLEYNEDDDRYYAMHHPFTSPHEDDLEKLASDPGAVRARAYDLVLNGTELGGGSIRIHRSDVQARMFHALGIDEEEQEARFGFLLEAFRYGAPPHGGIAFGLDRIAMLLAGAPSLRDVIVFPKTQSAQEPMVSSPDTVDAKQLAELHIQLAPPKEESKSNAE
- a CDS encoding inorganic diphosphatase encodes the protein MNAPGWVDWEMWDGIFRLRGVTVERASGSAHLRYPGIIYPIDYGFVNDTLANDGEPVDVFLGSASSGLVAAVFTEDPRKGDREVKFLYNCSPREIYLVHGFVNFPPMSARLLMRRPMHELW
- a CDS encoding FkbM family methyltransferase; the encoded protein is MPVIDNLKAFAARNPVVKTVLYPAFELRRRILTANRARYERLLANLSGRLAESPVLHVPEFDGFFEMDARSDLLERFLIDNEYEPELVAICREHVDASRDVVDVGANIGLYAVFFASLVESGRVLAVEPTPNALARLRANLDRNGVTERVQVFPGVCSDREGTFQIKSVAGKEEYSSLGEMEHPRIGDDAWTTTEVPGKTLDGLIADHGLSPGFVKVDVEGMEHVVFAGADEVLSTHRPVILSELSDYLLRRNGSSAAAVMARIASFDYEIVDPVHAGAKPGRGDFGDILCLPR